Proteins co-encoded in one Armatimonadota bacterium genomic window:
- the thrB gene encoding homoserine kinase — translation MAVALERVTVHVPATVANLGPGFDCLGAAVNLFAEVTLAPASTPRVEVAGVDVPQDATNLIYRSAQAAAAAAGWQGAFALRARWPIPLRSGLGSSAAAIVGGLVAAHRLLGDALDAQTLLRLATDLEGHPDNVAAALFGGVVVVARDGSEVRWARIAPVLPLAVVLAVPALEIETAAARRVLPAQVAHADAVFNVARTALVVTALATGQAQALRGALRDRLHQPYRAPLVPGFAAVVAAAEDAGAYGAVLSGSGPTVAALTPPAAAGAVGAAMVAAFAAAGVQSRALETQIELRGALGG, via the coding sequence GTGGCGGTTGCGCTGGAACGGGTCACGGTGCACGTGCCGGCGACGGTGGCGAACCTCGGGCCGGGCTTCGATTGCCTGGGCGCGGCGGTGAACCTGTTCGCCGAGGTCACCCTGGCGCCGGCGTCGACGCCGCGCGTCGAGGTGGCCGGCGTCGACGTGCCGCAGGACGCCACGAACCTGATCTACCGTAGCGCCCAGGCGGCAGCGGCGGCGGCGGGCTGGCAGGGGGCGTTCGCGCTGCGCGCGCGCTGGCCGATCCCGCTGCGCAGCGGCTTGGGCAGCAGCGCGGCAGCCATCGTCGGCGGGCTCGTGGCGGCGCACCGGCTGCTGGGCGACGCCCTGGACGCCCAGACGCTGCTGCGGCTGGCCACCGACCTCGAAGGCCACCCGGACAACGTGGCGGCAGCGCTGTTCGGCGGCGTGGTGGTCGTGGCACGTGACGGATCGGAGGTGCGGTGGGCGCGCATCGCGCCGGTGCTGCCGCTGGCCGTGGTGCTGGCGGTGCCCGCCCTCGAGATCGAGACCGCCGCAGCGCGGCGGGTGCTGCCAGCACAGGTCGCGCACGCCGACGCGGTGTTCAACGTGGCGCGCACGGCGCTGGTGGTGACGGCGCTGGCCACCGGGCAGGCGCAGGCCCTGCGGGGCGCCCTGCGCGACCGGCTGCACCAGCCGTACCGCGCGCCGCTGGTGCCGGGGTTCGCCGCAGTGGTCGCCGCGGCGGAAGACGCAGGCGCCTACGGTGCGGTGCTCAGCGGCTCGGGGCCTACGGTGGCGGCCCTGACGCCCCCCGCAGCGGCGGGCGCGGTGGGCGCGGCCATGGTGGCGGCGTTCGCGGCAGCCGGCGTGCAGAGCCGCGCGCTCGAGACGCAGATCGAGTTGCGGGGGGCGCTGGGGGGCTAG
- the thrC gene encoding threonine synthase produces MAVERLRCRECEAEVPAGPVYVCERCLGPLEPAYDLEALRRLPLRQRIEAGPRSIWRYVDLLPVPYDPVVDLSPGYTPLIPAPRLGQRLGLRRLYIKNDATNPTWSFKDRSVSIGTAAARQFGYQVLACASTGNLANSVAAHAARAGMRAYVFIPAGLERGKVLASAVYGPTVVEVDGSYDDVNRLCAEIGEEHAWAFLNVNLRPYYSEGGKTLAFEVAEQLGWQVPADVVVPIASGNLLVKIHRGFQELAAVGLVDAATVRVHGAQPAGCAPVSAAFKEGGAIRPVVPRTIAQSLAIGTPADGRYAIAAVRASGGRIDDATDEEIVEGIRLLAECEGIFTETAGGVTIAVLRKLAAAGALDPDGVTVACITGMGLKTADHLAGALAAPVRVRPSLRAFEAAVLARVS; encoded by the coding sequence ATGGCGGTAGAGCGGTTGCGATGTCGTGAGTGCGAGGCGGAGGTGCCGGCAGGGCCGGTGTACGTCTGCGAGCGGTGTCTGGGCCCGCTCGAACCGGCCTACGACCTGGAGGCGCTGCGCCGCCTGCCGCTGCGGCAGCGTATCGAAGCCGGCCCGCGGTCGATCTGGCGGTACGTCGACCTGCTGCCGGTGCCCTACGATCCCGTGGTCGACCTCTCGCCGGGGTACACGCCCCTGATCCCGGCGCCACGCCTGGGTCAGCGCCTGGGGCTGCGGCGCCTGTACATCAAGAACGACGCCACCAACCCCACCTGGTCGTTCAAGGACCGGTCGGTCTCAATCGGCACGGCGGCGGCGCGGCAGTTTGGCTACCAGGTGCTGGCCTGCGCGTCCACAGGCAACCTGGCCAACTCCGTGGCCGCGCACGCCGCGCGTGCCGGCATGCGCGCCTACGTCTTCATCCCCGCAGGTCTCGAGCGCGGTAAGGTGCTGGCCTCGGCCGTCTACGGGCCGACCGTCGTGGAGGTGGACGGCAGCTACGACGACGTCAACCGGCTGTGCGCCGAGATCGGCGAGGAGCACGCCTGGGCGTTCCTCAACGTGAACCTGCGGCCGTACTACAGCGAGGGTGGCAAGACCCTGGCCTTCGAGGTGGCCGAACAGCTCGGCTGGCAGGTGCCCGCCGACGTGGTGGTGCCCATCGCGTCGGGCAACCTGCTGGTGAAGATCCACCGCGGGTTTCAGGAGCTGGCGGCGGTCGGTCTGGTGGACGCGGCGACGGTCCGCGTGCACGGCGCCCAGCCGGCCGGGTGCGCGCCGGTCAGCGCGGCGTTCAAGGAGGGCGGGGCGATCCGGCCCGTCGTGCCCCGCACCATCGCGCAGTCGCTGGCGATCGGGACGCCGGCCGACGGCCGCTACGCGATCGCCGCGGTGCGGGCCAGCGGCGGCCGCATCGACGACGCCACCGACGAGGAGATCGTCGAGGGCATCCGCCTCCTGGCCGAGTGCGAGGGCATCTTCACCGAGACCGCCGGCGGCGTGACCATCGCCGTGCTGCGGAAACTGGCGGCGGCGGGGGCGCTGGATCCCGACGGCGTCACCGTGGCGTGCATCACCGGCATGGGGCTGAAGACCGCCGATCACCTCGCCGGCGCACTGGCCGCGCCGGTGCGCGTGCGGCCGTCGCTGCGCGCCTTCGAGGCGGCGGTCCTGGCCCGGGTGTCGTGA
- a CDS encoding MoaD/ThiS family protein has translation MATIRIPTPMRRYTNGERLVTVEASTLAAAIDELGRRFPGLRERLVNGDGQLHHFVNVFVNEQDVRTLQGLDTPLDERAEVSIIPAMAGGAPAW, from the coding sequence GTGGCAACGATCCGCATTCCCACGCCCATGCGGCGGTACACCAATGGCGAGCGTCTGGTGACGGTCGAGGCGTCGACGCTGGCGGCGGCGATCGACGAGCTGGGCCGGCGCTTCCCCGGGCTGCGCGAGCGCCTGGTGAACGGCGACGGACAGCTGCACCACTTCGTGAACGTCTTCGTCAACGAGCAGGACGTGCGCACGCTGCAGGGCCTCGACACCCCGCTGGACGAGCGCGCCGAGGTGTCCATCATTCCCGCCATGGCCGGAGGTGCGCCGGCGTGGTAG